A window of Desulfobacterales bacterium contains these coding sequences:
- a CDS encoding DUF4390 domain-containing protein, translating into MSSNRVMKQLFFRLLWAILYLAIGFSAARGAEVRDLEMNSSQSYLLLSVKISDVIAGDVNASSADELSATIIFSIALYEVKSFWFDKKMAHHTATNTIKHHPQKNEYRLLRSWDNGPPPVVESLNQARLLMTEIKNLKLTPLAVLERGKDYQIRVQAICQDKNA; encoded by the coding sequence ATGAGTTCCAACCGGGTCATGAAACAGCTTTTTTTTAGATTATTGTGGGCAATCCTCTATCTTGCAATCGGATTTTCGGCGGCCCGGGGAGCCGAGGTAAGGGATCTGGAGATGAACTCCTCCCAGAGCTATCTGCTTTTATCTGTAAAGATCAGTGATGTAATTGCCGGTGATGTCAATGCCTCTTCCGCCGATGAATTATCCGCTACCATCATTTTTTCGATTGCCCTTTATGAGGTCAAATCCTTCTGGTTCGATAAAAAAATGGCGCATCACACCGCAACGAATACCATTAAGCACCACCCCCAAAAAAATGAATACCGCTTGTTGCGCTCATGGGATAACGGGCCGCCGCCGGTAGTCGAATCTTTAAATCAAGCGCGGCTTCTGATGACTGAAATCAAAAACCTGAAATTGACACCGCTGGCCGTGCTCGAGAGGGGTAAAGATTACCAGATCCGGGTACAGGCCATCTGCCAGGATAAAAACGC